One window of the Cydia splendana chromosome 18, ilCydSple1.2, whole genome shotgun sequence genome contains the following:
- the LOC134799307 gene encoding uncharacterized protein LOC134799307: MGMISRVRGRIRSDSFSKIHTLKSEDKIANIVWLLSLVLVLPYWAPRGLLVALGGAWLMAAYTCLVVPVLISANYHYPARWWPDAVKLAQKMCRRLERPVSCALGVVRAAYAPVDRAEKLFLQMSNLSTMIGQLLMFTACDRLFVSQGRLTCLYSLMFYNVVTYSVSYVRELCTKEDWSPYVNVTRHSRVKHLAMSATKIVLEWTKAVTFIVTVTFVLLAFGLEQGLEHYKPTALYTLFTGTYYLLTERTFLELWPLALTAMKFERLEGMEALYFGVWARGVTTALALPLVPALAWCERWRLALLLLYVNVIVHGRHRLGEALGKLNEACGSLARFRRATAAELSTLEDVCAVCLGVMRSARVTPCAHFFHADCLRRCLAASDRCPICVRPYIFC, from the exons ATGGGTATGATATCGCGAGTGCGTGGACGCATACGGAGTGATTCTTTCTCGAAGATTCACACGCTGAAGTCCGAAGACAAAATAGCTAATATCG TATGGCTGCTGTCGCTGGTGCTGGTGCTGCCGTACTGGGCGCCGCGGGGGCTGCTGGTGGCGCTGGGCGGCGCCTGGCTGATGGCCGCCTACACGTGCCTCGTCGTACCCGTGCTCATCTCTGCCAACTATCACTACCCGGCGCGTTGGTGGCCCGACGCGGTGAAGCTTGCGCAAA AGATGTGTCGCAGGCTGGAGAGGCCAGTGTCGTGCGCGCTGGGAGTGGTGCGCGCTGCGTACGCGCCGGTCGACCGCGCGGAGAAGCTCTTCTTGCAGATGAGCAACCTGTCGACAATGATTGGACAA TTGCTGATGTTCACCGCGTGCGACCGGCTGTTCGTCTCGCAGGGCCGCCTGACCTGCCTCTACTCGCTCATGTTCTACAACGTGGTCACCTACTCCGTGAGCTACGTCCGCGAGCTCTGCACCAAGGAGGACTGGTCACCCTACGTCAACGTCACTCGCCACTCGCGCGTCAAGCATCTCGCCATGTCCGCCACCAAGATTGTCCTCGAATGGACTAAAGCGGTCACTTTCATAGTCACTGTGACTTTTGTCCTGTTAGCTTTTGGACTGGAACAGGGCTTGGAGCATTACAAACCGACAGCGTTGTATACGCTCTTCACCGGTACTTATTATTTGTTAACGGAGCGGACGTTCCTAGAGCTCTGGCCTTTAGCTTTGACAGCTATGAAGTTTGAGCGCTTAGAAGGTATGGAGGCGCTGTATTTTGGTGTGTGGGCGCGAGGTGTGACGACGGCGCTGGCGCTACCGCTGGTGCCGGCGCTGGCGTGGTGTGAGCGCTGGCGGCTAGCGCTGCTGCTGCTGTACGTGAACGTGATCGTTCACGGCAGGCACAGGCTCGGTGAAGCGTTAGGGAAGCTGAATGAAGCGTGCGGCTCGCTCGCTAGATTCCGACGAGCGACGGCCGCGGAACTGTCCACGCTAGAGGATGTGTGCGCCGTGTGTCTAGGCGTGATGCGCTCGGCGCGCGTGACACCCTGCGCGCACTTCTTCCACGCCGACTGCCTCAGGAGATGCCTCGCGGCCTCCGACCGGTGTCCCATATGCGTCAGGCCGTACATATTCTGCTGA